From Streptomyces sp. HUAS MG91, the proteins below share one genomic window:
- a CDS encoding amino acid ABC transporter permease codes for MNVLTDNFSTYWKGFLGTVELTVYASVLALVLGFVMASFRVAPVGSFRAFGTAWVTVLRNTPLTLLFFAVLLGLPRFGLVLPFQLFAVLALGCYTSAFICEALRSGINTVPRGQGEAARSLGMTFGQTLTTVILPQAFRSVIPPVGSTLIALAKNSAIAGAFSVVELLGTYKTLSELGYNIIWTFVWIALGYLIITLAISALFNVLEKRWGVAR; via the coding sequence GTGAACGTCCTGACCGACAACTTCTCGACGTACTGGAAGGGCTTCCTCGGCACGGTCGAGCTGACCGTCTACGCCTCGGTCCTCGCGCTGGTGCTCGGCTTCGTCATGGCGTCGTTCCGTGTCGCGCCCGTCGGCTCCTTCCGCGCCTTCGGCACCGCCTGGGTCACCGTCCTGCGCAACACCCCGCTGACCCTGCTGTTCTTCGCGGTGCTGCTCGGCCTGCCGCGCTTCGGCCTGGTCCTGCCCTTCCAGCTGTTCGCGGTGCTCGCGCTCGGCTGCTACACCTCCGCGTTCATCTGCGAGGCGCTGCGCTCCGGCATCAACACCGTGCCCCGCGGACAGGGCGAGGCGGCCCGCAGTCTCGGCATGACCTTCGGCCAGACGCTGACCACCGTGATCCTGCCGCAGGCCTTCCGGTCGGTGATCCCGCCCGTCGGCTCCACGCTGATCGCGCTCGCCAAGAACTCGGCCATCGCGGGCGCGTTCAGCGTCGTCGAACTGCTCGGCACGTACAAGACGCTCAGCGAACTCGGCTACAACATCATCTGGACGTTCGTCTGGATCGCGCTCGGCTACCTGATCATCACGCTCGCCATCAGCGCGCTCTTCAACGTCCTGGAAAAGCGCTGGGGAGTCGCCCGATGA
- a CDS encoding amino acid ABC transporter permease has product MKALDHSATALYDIPGPKTERRHKLYGLVSTLIVLGLVAWLLYLLFDTDQFTATKWTPFEYKGIQELLLRGLGNTLKAFAVSAVLSLALGTVLAVGRLSDHKPVRWLATLCVEFFRAMPVLVMIFFIYVALKVEPLPALVAGLTLYNGSVLAEVFRSGINSVERGQREAAYALGMRKTQVMAYVLVPQAVRAMLPAIISQLVVALKDTSLGYLITYEEFLHAGKLIASNLDYDLPFIPVVMVISPIYIGMCMLLSWFAQWVARRQRRNPKTEAADVAPAEPGTLLPGTQ; this is encoded by the coding sequence ATGAAAGCCCTCGACCACTCCGCCACCGCCCTCTACGACATCCCGGGGCCGAAGACCGAGCGCCGCCACAAGCTGTACGGGCTCGTCTCCACCCTCATCGTGCTCGGGCTCGTCGCCTGGCTGCTGTACCTGCTCTTCGACACCGACCAGTTCACGGCCACCAAGTGGACGCCCTTCGAGTACAAGGGCATCCAGGAGCTGCTGCTGCGCGGCCTCGGGAACACGCTGAAGGCGTTCGCCGTCTCGGCCGTGCTCTCCCTCGCGCTCGGCACGGTCCTCGCCGTCGGACGGCTGTCCGACCACAAGCCGGTGCGCTGGCTCGCCACCCTGTGCGTGGAGTTCTTCCGCGCCATGCCGGTCCTCGTGATGATCTTCTTCATCTACGTGGCCCTGAAGGTCGAGCCGCTGCCCGCCCTGGTCGCCGGACTGACCCTCTACAACGGCTCCGTCCTCGCCGAGGTCTTCCGCTCCGGCATCAACTCCGTGGAGCGCGGCCAGCGCGAGGCCGCGTACGCCCTCGGCATGCGCAAGACGCAGGTCATGGCGTACGTGCTCGTGCCGCAGGCCGTGCGGGCCATGCTGCCCGCCATCATCAGCCAGCTGGTGGTGGCCCTGAAGGACACCTCGCTCGGCTATCTGATCACCTACGAGGAGTTCCTCCACGCCGGGAAGCTGATCGCGTCGAACCTCGACTACGATTTGCCCTTCATCCCTGTGGTGATGGTGATCTCTCCGATCTACATCGGGATGTGCATGTTGCTGTCGTGGTTCGCCCAGTGGGTGGCCAGGCGCCAGCGGCGCAATCCCAAGACCGAGGCCGCCGATGTCGCGCCGGCCGAACCAGGGACGCTGCTGCCCGGAACGCAGTAG